A genomic region of Mycobacterium senriense contains the following coding sequences:
- a CDS encoding TetR/AcrR family transcriptional regulator encodes MPTARRRLSPEDRRAELLALGAEVFGKRPYDEVRIDEIAERAGVSRALMYHYFPDKRAFFAAVVKDEADRLYENTNMDDATGLTMYEEVRTGVMAYMAYHEQNPEAAWAAYVGLGRSDPVLLGVDDEAKNRQLEHIMTRITDLVAKTPARKLEPDVERDLRVICHGWLAFTFELCRQRIIDPTTDADRLADACAHSLFDAIARVPEIPGELSHAMSTARLEPR; translated from the coding sequence ATGCCGACAGCCCGCAGGCGCTTGTCCCCCGAGGACCGACGCGCTGAGCTGCTCGCTTTAGGGGCAGAGGTGTTTGGGAAGCGACCCTACGACGAGGTCCGCATCGACGAGATTGCGGAACGCGCCGGGGTATCGCGCGCCCTGATGTACCACTATTTCCCGGACAAGCGGGCATTCTTCGCGGCGGTGGTGAAAGACGAGGCCGACCGCCTGTACGAGAACACCAACATGGACGACGCCACCGGCTTGACCATGTATGAAGAGGTCAGAACCGGTGTGATGGCCTACATGGCCTACCACGAGCAGAATCCCGAGGCCGCGTGGGCCGCGTACGTCGGTTTGGGCCGTTCCGACCCGGTCCTGTTGGGCGTCGACGACGAAGCCAAGAACCGTCAGCTCGAACACATCATGACCCGCATCACCGACCTCGTGGCCAAGACGCCCGCCCGCAAGCTCGAGCCCGACGTCGAGCGCGACCTGCGGGTGATCTGCCACGGCTGGCTGGCGTTCACCTTCGAGCTGTGCCGGCAGCGCATCATCGACCCCACGACCGACGCCGATCGCCTCGCCGACGCGTGCGCACACTCACTGTTCGACGCCATCGCCCGGGTGCCCGAGATTCCCGGGGAGCTGTCCCACGCGATGTCGACCGCTCGCCTCGAGCCGCGCTAG
- the amaB gene encoding L-piperidine-6-carboxylate dehydrogenase: MTMPTADDLRARARDALRAMGADVALGEPDAHGMPASTPITGEVLFTVAPTTPEQSEQAISDAAQAFSVWRATPAPVRGALVLRLGELLTEHKDELATLVTIEVGKITSEAAGEVQEMIDICQFAVGLSRQLYGRTIASERPGHRLLETWHPLGVVGVITAFNFPVAVWAWNAALALVCGDPVVWKPSELTPLTALATQWLIARAAADVGAPPAVSSLVLGDRDLGELLVDDPRIALVSATGSVRMGRAVGPRVAARFGRVLLELGGNNAAIVTPSADLDLAVRAVVFAAAGTAGQRCTSLRRLIVHRSVADEVVARVASAFAQLRIGDPAAPGTLVGPLIHETAYRDMVGALEQARADGGEVIGGARTHPGAAEHPSSYYVAPALVRMPAQTAIVAAETFAPILYVLTYDELDDAIALNNAVPQGLSSAIFTTDLREAERFLAESDCGIANVNIGTSGAEIGGAFGGEKETGGGRESGTDSWKAYMRQSTNTVNYSGELPLAQGVKFG, from the coding sequence ATGACCATGCCGACAGCCGACGACCTGCGCGCCCGGGCGCGTGACGCCCTGCGGGCGATGGGGGCCGACGTCGCCCTCGGCGAGCCGGACGCCCACGGGATGCCGGCCAGCACACCGATCACCGGCGAGGTCCTGTTCACCGTCGCGCCGACCACCCCCGAGCAGTCCGAGCAGGCGATATCGGATGCTGCGCAAGCGTTTTCGGTGTGGCGCGCCACCCCGGCCCCGGTTCGCGGCGCGCTGGTCTTGCGGCTCGGCGAGCTGCTGACCGAGCACAAGGACGAGCTGGCCACCCTGGTGACGATCGAGGTCGGCAAGATCACCTCCGAGGCCGCCGGCGAGGTGCAGGAGATGATCGACATCTGCCAGTTCGCCGTCGGCCTGTCGCGTCAGCTCTACGGCCGCACCATCGCCTCGGAGCGCCCCGGCCATCGACTGCTGGAGACGTGGCATCCGCTCGGTGTCGTCGGGGTGATCACCGCGTTCAACTTCCCGGTCGCGGTCTGGGCCTGGAACGCCGCGCTGGCACTGGTGTGCGGGGACCCGGTGGTGTGGAAGCCCTCGGAGCTGACGCCGTTGACGGCGCTGGCCACCCAGTGGCTGATCGCACGGGCCGCGGCCGACGTGGGCGCACCACCCGCGGTGAGCTCCCTGGTGCTGGGTGACCGCGACCTGGGCGAGCTGCTGGTGGACGACCCGCGCATCGCGCTGGTGTCTGCGACCGGTTCGGTCCGGATGGGCCGGGCCGTCGGCCCCCGCGTCGCCGCCCGGTTCGGCCGGGTGCTGCTGGAACTGGGTGGCAACAACGCCGCCATCGTGACGCCGTCGGCCGACCTGGACCTCGCGGTGCGCGCGGTGGTGTTCGCCGCGGCCGGCACCGCCGGTCAACGCTGCACCAGCCTGCGTCGGCTGATCGTGCACCGCTCGGTCGCCGACGAGGTCGTCGCGCGCGTCGCGTCCGCCTTCGCGCAGCTGCGGATCGGCGACCCGGCCGCACCGGGCACCCTGGTCGGGCCGCTGATCCACGAGACCGCCTACCGCGACATGGTGGGCGCGCTGGAGCAGGCGCGCGCCGACGGCGGTGAGGTAATCGGCGGCGCGCGCACCCACCCCGGTGCCGCCGAACACCCGAGTTCCTACTACGTCGCGCCGGCCCTGGTGCGGATGCCCGCGCAGACCGCCATCGTGGCGGCCGAGACGTTCGCGCCCATCCTCTACGTGCTGACCTACGACGAACTGGATGACGCGATTGCGCTCAATAATGCCGTGCCGCAAGGTCTTTCGTCGGCCATTTTCACCACCGACCTGCGGGAGGCCGAGCGGTTCCTGGCCGAATCCGACTGCGGAATCGCCAATGTCAACATCGGCACGTCAGGCGCGGAGATCGGCGGCGCGTTCGGCGGCGAGAAGGAGACCGGCGGCGGCCGCGAATCCGGCACCGACTCGTGGAAGGCTTACATGCGCCAAAGTACCAATACCGTCAATTATTCCGGCGAGTTGCCGCTGGCCCAGGGTGTGAAGTTCGGATGA
- the hglS gene encoding 2-oxoadipate dioxygenase/decarboxylase, whose protein sequence is MTRTKWLETWQLRAQFAAGLSAMYAAEVPAYGTLVEVSERVNADYAARHADAERLGSLRRVTAERHGAIRVGSPAELADVADLFAAFGMLPVGYYDLRCAASPVPVVSTAFRPIDATELSRNPFRVFTSMLATRDPRYFDRDLRRRVDTFLARRRLFDPTVVARARVIAGQGGCDADAARPFVTAAVAAFALSGEPIERSWYAELARVSAVAADIAGVGSTHINHLTPRVLDIDDLYRRMTRRGITMIDAIQGPPRTDGPAVLLRQTSFRALAEPRRFRGEDGRIIDATLRVRFGEVEARGVALTPKGREHYDAAMAAADPAAVWADYFPRTDAEMAAAGLAYYRGGDPSAPIVYEDFLPASAAGIFRSNLDSSAGFGNRCAVDDSGYDAQWLAGSMGREIYDPYPIYEALSQEATR, encoded by the coding sequence GTGACCCGCACGAAATGGCTGGAAACCTGGCAGCTTCGGGCACAGTTCGCCGCGGGCCTGTCGGCCATGTATGCGGCCGAGGTGCCCGCCTACGGCACCCTGGTCGAGGTCAGCGAGCGGGTCAACGCCGATTACGCGGCGCGTCATGCCGATGCCGAACGGTTGGGCTCGCTGCGGCGGGTCACGGCCGAGCGGCACGGCGCCATCCGGGTGGGCAGCCCGGCCGAACTGGCCGACGTGGCAGACCTTTTCGCCGCGTTCGGCATGCTGCCGGTGGGCTACTACGACCTGCGTTGTGCGGCGTCACCCGTCCCGGTGGTCTCGACCGCCTTCCGGCCCATCGACGCAACCGAGTTGTCGCGCAACCCGTTCCGGGTGTTCACCTCGATGCTGGCCACCCGCGACCCGCGCTACTTCGACCGCGACCTGCGCCGCCGCGTCGACACCTTCCTGGCGCGGCGCCGGCTGTTCGACCCCACCGTGGTGGCGCGGGCGCGAGTCATCGCCGGCCAGGGCGGCTGCGATGCCGACGCGGCGCGGCCGTTCGTCACGGCGGCGGTGGCGGCCTTCGCGTTGTCCGGCGAGCCCATCGAGCGGTCCTGGTACGCCGAATTGGCGCGGGTCTCCGCGGTGGCCGCCGACATCGCGGGCGTCGGCTCCACCCACATCAACCACCTGACGCCCCGGGTGCTCGACATCGACGACCTGTACCGGCGGATGACCCGGCGCGGCATCACCATGATCGACGCCATCCAGGGGCCGCCGCGCACCGACGGACCGGCGGTCCTGTTGCGCCAGACGTCCTTTCGTGCTCTGGCCGAACCGCGCCGCTTCCGCGGCGAGGATGGCCGCATCATCGATGCAACGCTGCGGGTGCGGTTCGGCGAGGTGGAGGCGCGCGGCGTCGCACTGACGCCCAAGGGCCGCGAACACTACGACGCCGCGATGGCCGCCGCCGATCCGGCCGCGGTGTGGGCGGACTACTTCCCACGCACCGACGCGGAGATGGCCGCCGCGGGACTGGCCTACTACCGCGGCGGCGACCCGTCGGCGCCGATCGTCTACGAGGACTTCCTGCCCGCCTCGGCGGCGGGCATCTTCCGGTCGAACCTGGACTCGTCCGCCGGTTTCGGGAACCGTTGTGCCGTCGACGATTCCGGCTACGACGCCCAGTGGCTGGCCGGGTCCATGGGCCGCGAGATCTACGACCCCTACCCGATATACGAAGCGCTCTCCCAGGAGGCAACGCGATGA
- the usfY gene encoding protein UsfY, producing MGDTYHDPVDHLRTTRPLAGESLIDVLHWPGYLLVVAGVIGACGSLAAFGSGHHHVGVTAGIVAVIAAVLGLAWLAVEHRRIRRIADRWYAEHPEVHRQWPAS from the coding sequence ATGGGAGACACCTACCACGACCCCGTCGACCATCTGAGGACCACGCGGCCGCTGGCCGGCGAGTCGCTGATCGACGTCCTGCACTGGCCCGGGTATCTCTTGGTCGTCGCGGGCGTGATCGGGGCCTGCGGCAGTCTTGCGGCCTTCGGCAGCGGACATCACCACGTGGGCGTGACGGCGGGGATCGTCGCGGTCATCGCCGCTGTGCTCGGGCTGGCGTGGCTCGCGGTGGAGCACCGCAGGATTCGCCGGATCGCCGATCGCTGGTACGCCGAGCATCCCGAGGTGCACCGGCAGTGGCCGGCCAGCTGA
- the lat gene encoding L-lysine 6-transaminase → MTATLERFTCTEPDRVHEVLARSILVDGFDFVLDLVRSAGSYLYDARDGRRYLDMFTFFASSPLGMNHPALADDQEFRAELAQAALNKPSNSDVYSVAMARFVQTFARVLGDPALPHLFFVDGGALAVENALKVAFDWKSRFNEARGIDPALGTRVLHLRGAFHGRSGYTLSLTNTKQVTVARFPKFDWPRIDAPFLRPGLDDAAIAALEAESLRQARAAFESHPHDIACFVAEPIQGEGGDRHFRPEFFAAMRELCDEYHALLIFDEVQTGCGLTGTPWAYQQLGVQPDVVAFGKKTQVCGVMAGRRVDEVRDNVFAVSSRVNSTWGGNLADMVRARRILEVVEADGLFDRAAERGAYLHARLDELAGEFPGLVLDPRGRGLMCAFSVPTNADRDALIRLLWRQAVIVLPSGHDGVRFRPALTVSRAEIDAALRAVRAALRALR, encoded by the coding sequence ATGACCGCCACCCTGGAACGCTTCACCTGCACCGAGCCGGACCGGGTCCACGAGGTGCTGGCGCGCAGCATTTTGGTCGACGGCTTCGACTTCGTGCTCGACCTGGTCCGCTCGGCCGGCTCCTACCTGTACGACGCCCGTGACGGCCGGCGCTACCTGGACATGTTCACCTTCTTCGCCTCGTCGCCGCTGGGCATGAATCACCCCGCGCTGGCCGATGACCAGGAATTTCGCGCCGAGCTGGCGCAGGCCGCCCTGAACAAGCCCAGCAACTCCGACGTCTACTCGGTGGCGATGGCCCGCTTCGTGCAGACGTTCGCCCGGGTACTGGGTGACCCGGCGCTGCCGCACCTGTTCTTCGTCGACGGTGGCGCGCTCGCGGTGGAGAACGCGCTCAAGGTGGCGTTCGACTGGAAGAGCCGGTTCAACGAAGCGCGCGGGATCGACCCCGCGCTGGGCACCCGGGTGCTGCACCTGCGCGGCGCGTTCCACGGCCGCAGCGGATACACGCTGTCGCTGACCAACACCAAGCAGGTCACGGTGGCCCGCTTCCCCAAGTTCGACTGGCCCCGCATCGACGCCCCGTTCCTCCGGCCCGGCCTGGACGACGCGGCCATCGCGGCGCTGGAGGCCGAGTCGCTGCGCCAGGCCCGCGCGGCCTTCGAGTCCCACCCGCACGACATCGCCTGCTTCGTGGCCGAACCCATCCAGGGCGAGGGCGGCGACCGTCACTTCCGGCCCGAGTTCTTCGCGGCCATGCGCGAGCTGTGCGACGAGTACCACGCCTTGCTGATCTTCGACGAGGTGCAGACCGGCTGCGGCCTGACCGGAACGCCTTGGGCTTACCAGCAATTGGGCGTGCAACCCGACGTGGTGGCGTTCGGCAAGAAGACCCAGGTGTGCGGGGTCATGGCCGGCCGCCGGGTCGACGAGGTCCGCGACAACGTGTTCGCGGTGTCCTCCCGGGTGAACTCGACGTGGGGCGGCAACCTGGCCGACATGGTGCGCGCCCGCCGAATCTTGGAGGTGGTCGAGGCCGACGGACTGTTCGACCGGGCCGCCGAACGAGGGGCCTACCTGCATGCGCGCCTCGACGAGCTCGCCGGCGAATTTCCCGGCCTGGTGCTCGACCCCCGCGGCCGTGGCCTGATGTGTGCGTTCAGCGTGCCGACCAACGCCGACCGCGACGCGCTGATCCGCCTGCTGTGGCGCCAAGCGGTGATCGTGCTGCCCTCGGGACACGACGGTGTCCGGTTCCGTCCGGCGCTGACCGTCTCGCGCGCGGAGATCGACGCAGCCCTGCGCGCCGTGCGCGCCGCGCTGCGGGCCCTGCGCTAG
- a CDS encoding ATP-dependent helicase, which yields MSTRADSGPPGRSDPLGRFSAITREWFTSTFDSPTTAQAEAWNAIADGHNTLVIAPTGSGKTLAAFLWALDSLAGSTERPPGTRVLYVSPLKALAVDVERNLRTPLAGLTRIAERQGLPAPDISVGVRSGDTPPAARRQLINRPPDVLITTPESLFLMLTSAARETLAGVQTVIVDEIHAIAAGKRGAHLAVSLERLDALREDKPAQRIGLSATVRPPEELARFLSGQAPTTIVAPPSAKTVELTVQVPVPDMANLANNTIWPDVENRLVDLIESHNSTIVFANSRRLAERLTARLNEIHAERCGVELSTDANPKVAGGAPAHIMGSGQTYGADPILARAHHGSVSKEQRALVEEDLKRGTLKAVVATSSLELGIDMGAVDLVIQVEAPPSVASGLQRIGRAGHQVGEVSRGVLFPKHRTDLIGCAVSVQRMLTGQIETMRVPANPLDILAQQTVAAAALEPLDADRWFDTVRRSAPFATLPRSVYEATLDLLSGKYPSTEFAELRPRLVYDRDTGTLTARPGAQRLAVTSGGAIPDRGLFTVYLASEAEKPSRVGELEEEMVYESRPGDVISLGATSWRITEITHDRVLVVPAPGQPARLPFWRGDGLGRPAELGAALGAFTGELAGLKREAFDTRCAELGFDAYATDNLWGLLDEQRSAAGVVPTDTTLLVERFRDELGDWRVILHSPYGLPVNGPLALAVARRLRERYGIDEKPTASDDGVVVRLPDTGDGPPGADLFVFDAEEIDPIVTAEVGGSALFASRFRECAARALLLPRRHPGRRSPLWQQRQRAAQLLEVARKYPDFPVVLETIRECLQDVYDVPALTLLMTGIAHRRVRVLEVETQRPSPFAASLLFGYVGAFMYEGDSPLAERRAAALSLDSTLLAELLGRVELRDLLDPDIIAATGRQLQHLAPDRAARDAEGVADLLRLLGPLTEEEVAARAGGADVGGWLEGLRAARRALTVSFAGRSWWVAIEDIGRLRDGIGIAVPLGVPAAFTEEVADPLGELLGRYARTHTPFTTGEAAARFGLGLRVTADILGRLAGDGRLVRGDFVAAAEMPGAPVAGGEQWCDADVLRILRRRSLAALRAQVEPVSTAAYGRFLPAWHRVAAAESSRSPSHSGLDGLMTVIDQLAGVKMPASAIEPLVLSPRIRDYSPALLDELLATGEVTWSGAGSISSGDGWIALHPSESAPLTLPGPADIELGDAHRAVLDTLAPGGAYFFRQLTQDGIPESELKSALWELIWAGWITGDTFAPVRALLGGAGTRKRSAPAHRSHRPPRLSRHSIAHPQSRPADPTVAGRWSILPAPEPDSTLRAHYQAELLLGRHGVLTRGAVTAEGVPGGFATLYKVLSTFEDAGRCQRGYFIESLGGAQFAVASTVDRLRAYSDGIDPERPEYRAIALAAADPANPYGAALPWPGPRGEDSGSGGTGARPGRKAGALVVLVDGELAWFLERGGRSLLTFTDDPAANHAAATALADLVASRRVASILVERIDGVPALQPRADGPGPADALSDAGFARTPRGMRLR from the coding sequence GTGAGCACTCGCGCTGATTCCGGGCCGCCCGGCCGTTCCGACCCATTGGGCCGGTTCAGCGCCATCACCCGCGAGTGGTTCACCAGCACCTTCGACTCCCCCACCACCGCCCAGGCCGAGGCCTGGAACGCGATCGCCGACGGCCACAACACCCTGGTGATCGCCCCGACCGGCTCAGGTAAGACGCTGGCGGCGTTCCTGTGGGCGCTGGACAGCCTGGCCGGCTCGACGGAGCGCCCGCCCGGCACCCGCGTGCTCTACGTCTCCCCGCTCAAGGCGCTGGCCGTCGACGTCGAACGCAACCTGCGCACCCCCCTGGCCGGCCTCACCCGCATCGCCGAGCGTCAGGGCCTGCCTGCCCCGGACATCAGCGTCGGGGTCCGCTCCGGCGACACCCCGCCCGCCGCCCGTCGTCAGCTGATCAACCGCCCGCCCGACGTGCTGATCACCACACCCGAGTCGCTGTTTCTGATGCTCACCTCGGCCGCGCGCGAGACGTTGGCCGGTGTGCAGACCGTGATCGTGGACGAGATCCACGCCATCGCCGCCGGCAAGCGCGGTGCGCACCTGGCCGTGTCGCTGGAGCGCCTCGACGCGCTGCGGGAGGACAAGCCGGCCCAGCGCATCGGGTTGTCGGCCACGGTGCGCCCGCCCGAGGAACTCGCCCGATTCCTGTCCGGGCAGGCGCCGACGACCATCGTGGCCCCGCCGTCGGCCAAGACAGTCGAGCTCACCGTTCAGGTGCCGGTGCCCGACATGGCCAACCTGGCCAACAACACCATCTGGCCCGACGTGGAGAACCGCCTGGTCGACCTGATCGAATCGCACAATTCCACCATCGTCTTCGCCAACTCCCGCCGGCTGGCCGAGCGGCTCACCGCCCGGCTCAACGAGATTCACGCCGAACGCTGCGGCGTCGAACTGTCCACCGACGCCAATCCGAAGGTGGCCGGGGGAGCCCCGGCGCACATCATGGGCAGCGGCCAGACCTACGGCGCGGACCCGATTCTGGCCCGCGCCCACCACGGTTCGGTCAGCAAGGAACAGCGCGCCCTGGTCGAAGAGGACCTCAAACGCGGAACGCTCAAGGCGGTGGTGGCGACCTCGAGCCTGGAGCTGGGTATCGACATGGGTGCGGTCGATCTGGTGATCCAGGTGGAGGCGCCGCCGTCGGTGGCCAGCGGCCTGCAGCGCATCGGCCGGGCCGGCCACCAGGTGGGCGAGGTTTCGCGGGGCGTGCTGTTCCCCAAGCACCGCACCGACCTGATCGGCTGCGCGGTCAGCGTCCAGCGCATGCTGACCGGCCAGATCGAAACCATGCGGGTGCCCGCCAATCCGCTCGACATCCTGGCGCAGCAGACCGTGGCGGCGGCCGCGCTGGAACCGTTGGACGCCGACCGGTGGTTCGACACGGTCCGGCGGTCCGCCCCGTTCGCGACGCTGCCGCGCAGCGTGTACGAGGCCACCCTGGACCTGTTGAGCGGCAAGTACCCGTCCACCGAATTCGCCGAGCTGCGACCGCGGTTGGTCTACGATCGCGACACCGGCACGCTGACCGCGCGGCCCGGCGCGCAGCGGCTGGCCGTGACCTCCGGCGGCGCCATCCCCGATCGCGGGCTGTTCACCGTCTACCTCGCCTCCGAGGCCGAAAAGCCTTCGCGGGTAGGTGAACTCGAAGAGGAGATGGTTTACGAGTCGCGCCCTGGCGACGTCATCTCGCTGGGCGCCACCAGCTGGCGCATCACCGAGATCACCCACGACCGGGTACTCGTCGTCCCCGCACCCGGCCAGCCGGCCCGGTTGCCGTTCTGGCGCGGCGACGGGCTGGGCCGCCCGGCCGAGCTGGGCGCCGCGCTCGGCGCGTTCACCGGCGAGCTGGCCGGGCTGAAGCGTGAGGCGTTCGACACCCGTTGCGCCGAACTGGGTTTCGACGCATACGCCACCGACAACCTGTGGGGTCTGCTCGACGAGCAGCGCAGCGCCGCCGGGGTGGTGCCCACCGACACCACCCTGCTGGTCGAGCGGTTCCGCGACGAACTGGGTGACTGGCGGGTGATCCTGCACTCGCCGTACGGGCTTCCCGTGAACGGGCCGCTGGCGCTGGCGGTGGCCCGCCGGCTGCGCGAGCGCTACGGCATCGACGAGAAGCCCACCGCGTCCGACGACGGCGTCGTGGTGCGACTGCCCGACACCGGTGATGGCCCGCCCGGCGCCGACCTTTTCGTCTTCGACGCCGAGGAGATCGACCCGATCGTCACCGCCGAGGTGGGTGGCTCGGCGCTGTTCGCGTCGCGGTTCCGCGAGTGCGCGGCGCGCGCCCTGCTGCTGCCGCGCCGGCACCCGGGCCGCCGCTCGCCTTTGTGGCAGCAGCGCCAGCGCGCCGCCCAGCTGCTGGAGGTGGCCCGCAAATACCCCGACTTCCCGGTGGTGCTGGAGACCATCCGCGAATGCCTGCAGGACGTCTACGACGTCCCGGCCCTGACCCTGCTGATGACCGGCATCGCGCACCGGCGGGTGCGGGTGCTCGAGGTCGAGACGCAGCGGCCGTCACCGTTCGCGGCGTCGCTGCTGTTCGGCTACGTCGGCGCCTTCATGTACGAAGGCGACAGCCCGCTGGCGGAGCGCCGGGCCGCGGCGCTGTCGCTGGACAGCACGCTGTTGGCCGAGCTGCTGGGTCGGGTGGAGCTGCGCGACCTGCTCGATCCCGACATCATCGCCGCCACCGGCCGCCAGCTTCAGCACCTCGCACCGGACCGGGCCGCCCGCGACGCCGAGGGCGTCGCGGACCTGCTGCGGCTGCTGGGCCCGCTGACCGAGGAGGAGGTGGCCGCCCGCGCCGGCGGCGCCGACGTGGGCGGCTGGCTGGAAGGGCTGCGCGCGGCCCGGCGCGCGCTGACGGTGTCGTTCGCCGGCCGCAGCTGGTGGGTGGCCATCGAGGACATCGGCCGCCTGCGCGACGGCATCGGCATCGCGGTTCCGTTGGGCGTGCCGGCCGCCTTCACCGAGGAGGTGGCCGACCCGCTGGGCGAGTTGCTGGGCCGCTACGCGCGCACCCATACCCCGTTCACCACCGGCGAGGCCGCCGCCCGGTTCGGGCTGGGGCTGCGGGTGACCGCCGACATCTTGGGCCGGCTGGCCGGTGACGGCCGGCTGGTGCGCGGCGACTTCGTCGCCGCGGCGGAAATGCCCGGGGCCCCGGTGGCCGGGGGTGAGCAGTGGTGTGACGCCGACGTGCTGCGCATCCTGCGGCGACGGTCGCTGGCGGCGCTGCGGGCCCAGGTCGAGCCGGTCAGCACGGCCGCCTACGGCCGGTTCCTGCCGGCCTGGCATCGGGTGGCGGCGGCCGAATCGTCGCGCTCCCCAAGCCATTCCGGGCTGGACGGCCTTATGACGGTGATCGATCAGCTTGCCGGGGTGAAGATGCCCGCTTCGGCGATCGAGCCGCTGGTGCTCTCCCCTCGGATCCGCGACTACTCCCCCGCGCTGCTCGACGAGTTGCTCGCCACCGGCGAGGTCACCTGGTCAGGGGCCGGGTCGATCTCCAGTGGCGACGGCTGGATCGCGTTGCACCCCAGCGAATCCGCGCCGCTGACGCTGCCCGGGCCGGCCGACATCGAACTGGGCGACGCCCACCGCGCCGTCCTGGACACGCTGGCGCCGGGGGGAGCCTACTTCTTCCGCCAGCTCACGCAGGACGGGATACCTGAGTCCGAGCTCAAATCCGCGCTGTGGGAACTGATCTGGGCCGGCTGGATCACCGGCGATACCTTCGCCCCGGTGCGCGCCCTGCTCGGGGGCGCCGGCACCCGCAAGCGCTCCGCGCCCGCGCACCGGTCGCACCGCCCGCCGCGACTGAGCCGACACAGCATCGCGCACCCGCAGTCGCGGCCCGCCGACCCGACGGTGGCCGGCCGGTGGTCGATTCTGCCCGCCCCGGAACCGGACTCCACGCTGCGCGCCCACTACCAGGCCGAGCTCCTGCTGGGCCGCCACGGCGTGCTGACCCGGGGCGCGGTGACCGCCGAGGGCGTGCCCGGCGGGTTCGCCACCCTGTACAAGGTGCTGAGCACCTTCGAGGACGCCGGCCGATGCCAGCGCGGCTACTTCATCGAGTCGTTGGGCGGCGCGCAGTTCGCGGTCGCGTCGACGGTTGACCGGCTGCGCGCCTACTCCGACGGAATCGACCCGGAACGGCCCGAGTACCGGGCGATCGCGCTGGCCGCCGCGGACCCGGCCAACCCCTACGGCGCCGCGCTGCCCTGGCCCGGCCCCCGCGGCGAGGACTCGGGGTCCGGGGGGACGGGGGCACGCCCGGGCCGCAAGGCCGGTGCGCTGGTGGTGCTGGTGGACGGCGAGCTGGCCTGGTTCCTCGAGCGGGGCGGGCGGTCACTGCTCACCTTCACCGACGACCCGGCCGCCAATCACGCCGCGGCGACGGCGCTGGCGGACCTGGTCGCGTCGCGGCGCGTCGCGTCGATCCTGGTCGAACGCATCGACGGGGTACCGGCCCTGCAGCCCCGCGCGGACGGGCCCGGCCCGGCCGACGCGCTCTCCGACGCCGGGTTCGCCCGCACCCCGCGCGGAATGCGGCTGCGCTGA
- a CDS encoding ATP-binding protein: MKDAGLHATERPRGHRAVELHVAARLENLAMLRTLVGAIGTFEDLDFDAVADLRLAVDEVCTRLIRSATPDATLIVVVDPQDDQLVVEASAACDTHDVVAPGSFSWHVLTSLADDVQTFHDGREPNETGSVFGITLTARRAASSR, encoded by the coding sequence ATGAAGGATGCTGGATTGCACGCTACTGAGCGTCCGCGCGGCCATCGCGCCGTCGAGCTTCACGTTGCTGCGCGACTGGAGAACCTGGCAATGCTGCGCACCCTGGTCGGTGCCATCGGCACCTTCGAGGACCTGGATTTCGATGCGGTGGCGGACCTGCGGCTCGCGGTCGACGAAGTGTGCACCCGGTTGATTCGTTCGGCCACTCCCGACGCGACCCTGATCGTCGTGGTCGATCCGCAGGATGACCAATTGGTGGTGGAAGCTTCCGCGGCCTGCGACACCCACGATGTAGTGGCGCCCGGAAGCTTCAGTTGGCACGTGCTGACGTCGCTCGCCGACGACGTCCAGACTTTCCATGACGGTCGCGAACCCAATGAAACCGGCAGTGTGTTCGGCATCACACTGACGGCGCGACGGGCGGCCTCCAGCAGGTGA
- a CDS encoding Lrp/AsnC family transcriptional regulator encodes MSETLDEVDRILVRELVADGRATLAELAASARLSVSAVQSRVRRLEARGVIAGYAARIDPEAVGHLLSAFVAITPLDPSQPDDAPARLEHIEEIESCHSVAGEESYVLLVRVPSARALEDLLQRIRTTANVRTRSTIILNTFYADRQRIP; translated from the coding sequence ATGAGTGAGACGCTCGACGAGGTCGACCGGATTCTGGTGCGCGAGCTGGTCGCCGACGGCCGTGCGACGCTGGCGGAGCTGGCCGCCAGCGCCCGGCTGTCGGTCTCGGCGGTGCAGTCGCGGGTGCGCAGGCTCGAGGCGCGCGGCGTCATCGCGGGATACGCGGCGCGCATCGACCCGGAGGCGGTCGGACACCTGCTGTCGGCGTTCGTGGCCATCACTCCCTTGGATCCCTCTCAACCCGATGATGCGCCCGCCCGCCTCGAGCACATCGAGGAGATCGAATCGTGTCACTCGGTGGCCGGCGAGGAAAGCTACGTCCTGCTGGTGCGCGTTCCGTCCGCCCGGGCGCTGGAGGACCTGCTGCAGCGGATCCGGACCACGGCGAACGTCAGGACGCGAAGCACCATCATATTGAATACTTTTTACGCTGATAGGCAACGAATACCATAA